From one Pseudopipra pipra isolate bDixPip1 chromosome 2, bDixPip1.hap1, whole genome shotgun sequence genomic stretch:
- the CD99 gene encoding CD99 antigen isoform X1, translated as MGLSHGRSWARFPRGSRARPDSAAGPGRVPGGAAAPGRCRSRARREQLRREPGAAVRARQSLCVFAGRAAMRRWRLLLFPVLLGVLVPVRGNSDDFSLEDALGEIKTTKKPLPSQKTPPQDFDDFNLDDALHPDGPKPNPPAKPRDTDNPKRDQPKDTGTFDDTDLLDGNSPKGGGDGSGSNERRGQTPNNGQEDEASQGAIAGIVSAVAATVIGAVSSFIAYQKKKLCFKQSADEENVNMDSHRGAQSEPPVQRTLLEN; from the exons ATGGGGCTCTCCCACGGCCGCAGCTGGGCGAGGTTCCCGCGGGGCAGCCGCGCCCGGCCCGACAGCGCGGCGGGCCCGGGGCGTGTTCCGGGCGGTGCCGCAGCCCCGGGGCGGTGCCGCTCGCGGGCCCGGCGGGAGCAGCtgcggcgggagccgggagcgGCTGTCAGGGCGCGGCAgagtctgtgtgtgtttgcGGGGCGGGCAGCCATGCGGCGCTGGAGGCTCCTTCTCTTCCCCGTGCTCCTCGGCGTGCTGGTCCCCGTCAGAG GCAATTCTGATGACTTCAGCTTAGAAGATGCACTTG GAGAGATAAAGACGACAAAGAAGCCTCTTCCATCTCAGAAGACACCACCACAGGACTTCG ATGATTTTAACTTGGATGATGCTCTTCATCCTG ATGGTCCCAAGCCAAATCCTCCTGCTAAACCTAGAGACACTG ATAACCCCAAGCGAGATCAACCTAAAGACACTG GCACATTTGATGATACAGATCTACTTGATGGCAATTCACCAAAAGGAGGAGGTGATGGGAGTGGCAGCAATG aACGAAGGGGCCAAACTCCAAATAATGGCCAAGAAGATGAGG cttctcaggGAGCAATAGCTGGAATTGTAAGTGCTGTGGCTGCTACTGTAATTGGAGCAGTATCTAGTTTCATTGCTTACCAGAAGAAGAAACTCTGTTTCAAACAAAGCG CAGATGAAGAGAATGTGAATATGGATAGCCATAGGGGAGCACAATCTGAGCCACCTG TTCAGCGCACACTTCTGGAGAACTAA
- the CD99 gene encoding CD99 antigen isoform X2, whose product MGLSHGRSWARFPRGSRARPDSAAGPGRVPGGAAAPGRCRSRARREQLRREPGAAVRARQSLCVFAGRAAMRRWRLLLFPVLLGVLVPVRGNSDDFSLEDALGEIKTTKKPLPSQKTPPQDFDDFNLDDALHPDGPKPNPPAKPRDTDNPKRDQPKDTGTFDDTDLLDGNSPKGGGDGSGSNERRGQTPNNGQEDEASQGAIAGIVSAVAATVIGAVSSFIAYQKKKLCFKQSDEENVNMDSHRGAQSEPPVQRTLLEN is encoded by the exons ATGGGGCTCTCCCACGGCCGCAGCTGGGCGAGGTTCCCGCGGGGCAGCCGCGCCCGGCCCGACAGCGCGGCGGGCCCGGGGCGTGTTCCGGGCGGTGCCGCAGCCCCGGGGCGGTGCCGCTCGCGGGCCCGGCGGGAGCAGCtgcggcgggagccgggagcgGCTGTCAGGGCGCGGCAgagtctgtgtgtgtttgcGGGGCGGGCAGCCATGCGGCGCTGGAGGCTCCTTCTCTTCCCCGTGCTCCTCGGCGTGCTGGTCCCCGTCAGAG GCAATTCTGATGACTTCAGCTTAGAAGATGCACTTG GAGAGATAAAGACGACAAAGAAGCCTCTTCCATCTCAGAAGACACCACCACAGGACTTCG ATGATTTTAACTTGGATGATGCTCTTCATCCTG ATGGTCCCAAGCCAAATCCTCCTGCTAAACCTAGAGACACTG ATAACCCCAAGCGAGATCAACCTAAAGACACTG GCACATTTGATGATACAGATCTACTTGATGGCAATTCACCAAAAGGAGGAGGTGATGGGAGTGGCAGCAATG aACGAAGGGGCCAAACTCCAAATAATGGCCAAGAAGATGAGG cttctcaggGAGCAATAGCTGGAATTGTAAGTGCTGTGGCTGCTACTGTAATTGGAGCAGTATCTAGTTTCATTGCTTACCAGAAGAAGAAACTCTGTTTCAAACAAAGCG ATGAAGAGAATGTGAATATGGATAGCCATAGGGGAGCACAATCTGAGCCACCTG TTCAGCGCACACTTCTGGAGAACTAA